TGTTCACCCGCAACCAGGTCGTAGCCGCCCCAGTCACAGTGGGCCGCAGACATCTTGCCGCAACAGACGGGCGCGTAGGCGCAGTGCTGGTCAACGCTGGCAACGCCAACTGCGCCACCGGTCAGCCAGGCATCGACGCCTGTCTCTCCACCTGCTCAGCCGCAGCCGAAACCTTCGGCTGCATCTTCGACGAGGTCTTCCCTTCCTCCACCGGAATCATCGGCGTACCGCTTCCTGCCGAAAAAGTCATCGCCGCTCTCCCGAAGCTCAAAGACTCAATCGGCAGCGCAGACGAACACGCCGAGCTCTTCGCCCAGGCGATCATGACAACCGACACCAAAAAGAAGGTCGCCCGCGCTGTCGTAGATGTCGACGGCGCCGAGGTCCGTATCTTTGGCGCAGCCAAAGGCGCAGGCATGATCTACCCACGCCTCGGTCCGCCACATGCAACCATGCTGGTCTACATCTTCACCGACCTTAGCGCCACCAGCGAAGAGCTCCGCGCCGCATTAGCGCCAGCCGTCGAACGCAGCTTCAACTGCATCTCCATCGACGGTGACACCTCCACCAACGACACCGTGCTTCTCCTCGCCAGCGGTGCCAGCGGCGTCAAAATGAGCGACCGCGTTCGCGAGCCCTTTGAAAACGCCCTCAAGCTCGTCTGCGCTTCGCTTGCCCATCAGATTGTCGACGACGGCGAAGGCGTCGGTCACGTCGTCACGCTCCACATCACAGGAGCCCGCACCGAAGCCGACGCAAAGCAGGTAGCCACATCTATCGCCCATTCACCACTTTGCAAAACAGCGTGGTCCAGCGCCGATCCGAACTGGGGCCGCCTTCTCGCCGCCGCCGGATACAGCGGCGTGTCCTTCAATCCCGCCAACGTGCGTATCACCATCGGCGCGCAACCCGTCTTCGAACTCGGTGTCAGGTCTGAAGCCTTCAACGAAGCCGCCGCCCACGCCGCCATGTCCGAGCGCGAGTACACCATCACCATCGACCTCGGAACAGGCCATGCCGAATGCCGCTTCGTCACCTGCGATCTCACGCAGGAATACGTCAAGATCAACGCCGACTATTCCACTTAGATCGCGCTTCAGTCCTTTTTCTTATCCAGCCGCAGATACGCCCGTCGGCGAAGAACACCGCGTGCAACGACCGCCAGCAGAATGCAGCACAGCGCAATCAGCGCAGCCATCGCCCACGGATAATTTGCAAAGAAGATATGCGTGCGTACCCAGATCGAAAGCGATCCCACACCATACATCACATTGCCGATCCGGTAAGAATTGAACTGCCCACCATGCAGCACACTTACCGTCTGTGAGATGTCCGACGATTGCGAGTTCCTCAAGAACGCTGAAATTAACCCACTCGCATTCTCTCTGTCGCGCATCACGACCAACACCACCGACCGGCCCGAGCGCGCAGGCCACTGTGTCGCCTCGATCAAAGCATCAGGCAAACCGCCCGAAGTCTCCAGCTCGCCCGACTGCACGCGATCCGAGCTCCGCACCTTCCACCACGCATGTTGAAACTGGCTGAAAAAACCCTGCGTGTCCTGAATATGCAGGCCACTTCCATCCACCATCACAGGCAGCGACGGATTCAACCGCGCGATCGCATCCTGGTCGCCAACCGTCCCAATGACGAGATAGTCTTTGCCGCCCGGCGCCATCCCTTCAGCGTTCGTGACGCCCACATTCAACACCGGATAGCCCGTCTGCGCCCCGAAGTGTCCCATCAACGCCAGGTAAAGCTCCATCTCTTCCGGCCCGGGCACGTCCGGCATCACCACCGCGGTATCGCTCAAATCAGCCTTGCGTGTAAACGGATATCCCGCATTCGCAAAGATCTCCAGATCAGGCAACACTGCCCAATGCGGAATCCCGCGCAGGTCGAGATAAGAATCCTTCAGCACAGCGCCCTGCAAATCAGACGCAGCAGCGTCGCGGCACTTCGCGTCTTCCGCCACCCTCCATGCAAACTTGATCCGCAGCGTATTCGACGAAGGCCGCATGTCCGAGACCGGCACCGGCACCAGCACTTCCGGCCCGGTCGCTACCTTGTCCGAATGAGGTAAAGGCACAGCGTTCACAAACCCGCCATTCACACTCACCTGCATCGTGCTGCCATCGGCCAGCGGAACACCGTTGTAACGATAACGAAGATGCAAGCCAAGGTTCTGAATCGTGCCGTAGTAAAGATCAGGCGGCAGACGCAGATAAGCCGTCACCGGCGTGCTCCCGTCGCTTTCAAGATCGCCCGGCTGAGTAAACTCTCCAATCGGCGTAATCTTCTCCGTGTCCAGCCAGCGCGGAGCGTCATCAGGTCTGCGCGGCGCAGGCATTGCCAGCGACTTGATCGCAACCTGATCGCCCTGCAACATATCTCGTTGCAGTGAAAGTGCACGCGCAGCCATCAGCAGTTCATCTGCATCTCTACCCGTAATCACCAGCGCCTTAGAGTACAGGTCCGACGGATTGTCGCGCATCGCAATCACCGC
This is a stretch of genomic DNA from Edaphobacter acidisoli. It encodes these proteins:
- the argJ gene encoding bifunctional glutamate N-acetyltransferase/amino-acid acetyltransferase ArgJ, which gives rise to MKAAGLPTGFQWGAGKAGIKASGNLDVAVAIAPKMATAAAMFTRNQVVAAPVTVGRRHLAATDGRVGAVLVNAGNANCATGQPGIDACLSTCSAAAETFGCIFDEVFPSSTGIIGVPLPAEKVIAALPKLKDSIGSADEHAELFAQAIMTTDTKKKVARAVVDVDGAEVRIFGAAKGAGMIYPRLGPPHATMLVYIFTDLSATSEELRAALAPAVERSFNCISIDGDTSTNDTVLLLASGASGVKMSDRVREPFENALKLVCASLAHQIVDDGEGVGHVVTLHITGARTEADAKQVATSIAHSPLCKTAWSSADPNWGRLLAAAGYSGVSFNPANVRITIGAQPVFELGVRSEAFNEAAAHAAMSEREYTITIDLGTGHAECRFVTCDLTQEYVKINADYST